The window CGTAAGTTCGGCAGGTTGGTAGCAGCCAGAGAAGGCGTTGCATTCGCACTTGCCAAAATACAGGCTGCAGAAGTCCATAGCAGAAACTTCCGCATGTGCAGTGAAGATTTTTTCATCAGTTAATTTATTTAGTTATTTGGTTAGTAAAACGTTTCAGATTATTACTAAGCCCTTATTGGGGGGCAAAGTTATAGCCCCTATATGAACAGATTATTAACTTATCTTAATTTATAAACTTCGAAACTTCTAAAGGGCATCCATTTGGTTAGTTGTTCATATAGACATTCTAGTGTTAAGTTAAGGTTAATTAATTACAATTTGCAATTAGTTTATTCATGCTGAAACGAAAATCTTTTACAAGAATAAAGTAAGGGTAGGAGCTTTTTACAAATTGGCTTTGAGTAGATACATATTAAATAAAGTGCATTTGATACGCAACATATTATTGTGACTGACCCAAAGAAAAAACAAAGTAAAATTGCCAAGTCTATTCCCTTTAGTTGATATTTGTTTTTCAAAAAGTAGATATGACTGATTCGGAAAAAACATATATGTTGTTAACAGGTGCAAGCAAAGGAATAGGTAAAGCTATAGCCATTTCACTTGCTAAAAGAGGTTTTAACTTGTTACTTGTAGCCAGATCAGAAAATGAATTAGAGATTTTATCCAAAAACCTAAAAGCAGATTTTAGTGTAAATGTGGCTTTGCTTGCTATTGATTTGAGCGTTCCGAGCGCATCAGAGCAAGTTTTTAATTGGATAAACGAAAATGGGTATAGGCTAAATGGCTTAATCAATAATGCTGGTTATGGTTTGTGGGGGAAGTTTTCTTCTCTTAATTTAATGGATCAAATGGACATGTGCAGGTTAAATATGGATACCGTTACCGAACTTTGCTATCTGTTAATTCCGCTACTGATAAAGGAAAAAAAAGCTTATATCTTGAATGTATCTAGCACCGCAGCTTACCAGGCAGTACCTACACTGGCAATTTATTCGGCAACTAAAGCCTATATACTTTCTTTTACCAGAGCACTAAGATTCGAACTTAAAGATTCAAATATTTCTGTTTCTTGTTTAAGTCCGGGGCCAGTAGATACGGGTTTTGCACAACGTGCCGGCTTGGACGCCTTTAGTAAAATGGCTGAAAAATTTAATATGAAAGCAGAAGAAGTAGCTGAAATAGCGGTAAAAGGGCTTTTAAATGGTAAATCAGAAATTATACCAGGCTTCACAAACATCATAAGCGTATACGCAAATAGAATTTTACCAAAATCATTTATTGAAAAAATGGCTGCTGGGATCTACAAAACTTAATTAAAATTTATTCGATGATAAAATCTGAAGTCAGATATTTTACGCTTCTGGAAGGATGAAACTAAACTTACTTCCTTCGCCAATTGCACTTTCTACCCATATTTTACCTTTCTCTGCTTCTATAAAATCTTTTGAGATGGCGAGTCCTAAGCCAGAGCCCGATTTGTTTTGCCCATCAGTAGGAACTTGAAAATACCGATCGAAAAGCTTTTTTTGATATTTTTCATCAATCCCTTTTCCAAAATCGCGAACCGAAAACTGGACTGATCCTAATAGCAAAATAACATCCAATACAACCTTAGATTTTTCGGAACTATACCTTAGTGCATTAGAAAGGAAGTTAACAAGCACCCAAGCAGTTTTTTGAACATCAGCATTTACGTTCGGCAAATTTTCATTACAGTTAATTTCTAGCTTAATATTTTTCTGCTCAGCCTGAAAGCTTACGGCATCTATAGCATAAGTTACAATATCAATTGGTCTGGTTAGCGCAAAGCTCAATTTTAAATTACCAGTTTCTGCTTGAGAAAGATCTAAAAGCTCACTTGTAATTTTTAAAAGTCTGCTAGAATCCTCTTGGATATGCTGCAAAAGTTCTTTCTGCTCAGGATTCATTTCCCCAACTCTTGCATCACTTAAAAGTTTTAGGCTCATTTTTATAGAACTTAATGGCGTTTTAAGTTCATGAGAAACCGTAGCTATAAAATTTGTTTTTGCTTCATCAAGCTCTTTAAATTGGGTAATATTTTTTAAAACATACACACTACCTGCCGATCGGGAAGATTCGATAAGCGTATCCTCACGGTTAACCTCAAAATTTGGTACTATAATTTCTCTATTTTCCAGTTGAAAGTAAGACTCTTTTTCATCAGCATAAATTTTTAAAGCCTTATTTTCATCCCCAGGATTAATAATGCGCTTTAAAAGTTCATTTTTCTTAACCAGTTCAGCAACATTCTGACCGACGGTTTTTTCCTCATCCAGGTTAATTAGTTTTGAAGCGAGCGTGTTTAAAAATAGCACTTCTCCCTTTTCATTCAGACCAATAATGGCATCTTGCATTTGTGCAATGATCGCCTCAATACGAAGCTTTTCTGATTTCAACTTTGATAAATTGCTATTTTCCCATTCATTAAGTTTTACCACCATGCTGTTAAACGATGCTGCTAATTCAGTAAACTCATCATTATTATTAAAATGTAGGCGCTGCTTATAGTTTTTATTTCCAATCTGGCGGATAGCAGCACTAAACTCCGCAAGTGGATTGGCTACAAAGCCAGGAAAATTAACTATAAAGGTAAACAGGATCAGAAAACAGACGGTAGCAGCAACAGCAATGTAAATATTCGCCCTTCCGGAAGCTGCATTTGCCATTTCATTTTTATGATAAATGGCTTTCATATTCACTTCTTCAACCTTCTGCAGAGCTGAGCGAAGCTGTCTAACGGCCAAAATTCTTTTTTCATCAGCTATAGAGTTTATCAGAGCTTTATAAGATGCTTCCAATTCCGTAACTGCTTTTGCCTCTCCAGGTTCGGTAATATTTGTTCTTTCCTGCATTAAGTTAAACTCAAATTTATCTTTAGCTGCTCGAGATAAATCAGGCGAATTGTTATCAAGCACGCTACGCATGGCAGAAATATATTTTAAGCTTTTATAATTGTCTTTTAAGATAACTTTTGATTTATCTGAAAGTTCATTTAGAAAAAAGAGTGCAATTAAACCAAAGGAAAGCACAATTAGGAACAGGAACCCGAAGCCAAGGCGGAGTTTTGTTTTTATTTTCATGGTGAATATTGTATCTACAATTTGTAAAACTGATTTAAGAAAGAATGACCAGGTCAATATCTTTCATCGCAAGGTTTTTTAAAAGTCCATTAAAAACTGCCGTTCGAAGGATAACCTGAAAAATATTTAAGTGAGGTTTTCCAACACAAATGGTCGTAACCTCTTTTTCGGTTGCCAAATCCATTATTGCCTGTGTAATTTGGTTGCTTTTTACTTTAATTACTTCTGCACCAAGCTCGGTTGCCAACTTAAAATGATTAATCAAATGGCGCTGTTTATCGAGCTTAATCCGCTCCAAACTTTCGGGTTCGCTTTGTACGTAAAGCACTATCCAAGGCGAACGGTAATAGGAAGCGAGTCGGGCGGTTTTCCTAATTACCACGCCCGCTGTTTCCGCATTCGAAGAGATGCAGGCTAGAAACTTTTCAGGTCTTAACTTTATCGATTTTGGAATCTCGGTCTGTATTTTTCGCTCCACCTGGTGAACAACCTCCTTAAGCGCTAACTCGCGAAGCTGAAGAATTTTATCCGACTGAAAAAAATTTGCTAACGCCCTTTCAATTTTACTTTTTTCATAAATCTTTCCTTCTTTGAGCCTGCTTACCAATTCATCGGCAGTAAGGTCAATATTTACAATTTCATCAGCAATCTCAAGAATCTTATCCGGAATACGTTCGGTTACAGCTACACCCGTAATCTGTTCAATTTCTTCATTTATGCTTTCCAGGTGCTGAATGTTAACGGCAGAAACAACGCTTATACCAGCCTCAAGCAAATCAGAAACATCCTGCCAGCGCTTCGAATTTTTGCTTCCTTCAGCATTGGTATGCGCAAGTTCATCTACAATTACGATTTCCGGGTGGCGATTAATGATTCCCTGAAGATCCATTTCCTCCATTTCCTTGCCCCTATAAAATATCTTGCGTCTTTCAACCATCGGCAAACCTGCTAACAAGGCATGCGTTTCTACCCTGTTATGCGTTTCCACATAACCAATGCAAATATCGACGCCATTCCGAAGAAGTGCATGAGCCTCCTGAAGCATCCGGTAAGTTTTGCCCACACCGGCGCTCATGCCGATATAAATCTTCAGCTTTCCTCTCCTGGATTTTTTTACCAGATCCAGAAAATGCCTTACCGATTCTTCTTTGTGTTCTTCTTCCATGATTTTTTTACCAGGTGATGCTCATCACGCCTTTTTCTATTAATATGGATATAGTGATGATCATTACCAGCGTAAACAATAATACTATAAATCTAAATGAATTTTTTCTGGAAAGCATTCTGCTATAATTCCTGTACATAATTGGTTTTTCTTGCATTTCTTTTTAATGATTTAAGGGCAGCAAGTCTTCGGATCATCAATGTTCCTAAAATGGCTAGAAACAGGGTAAAAACAACTTCAATGTATGGATGCATAGTATTAAATTTTGGTTATCCCACATCGGGGATGACCGGTTTTTTATTTTGCTTCACTAAAAGGATATTGCAATACTGGCGGTGATTGTGGCATTGGCATTTACAGAGGAAACATCCCTTAGAAAAATTTTGTCTTTACTGTCATAAGCCTTTCCTTCTAATCGGATAACCGCATTGGAAATTGGAGTATAATCCAGGTTTAGCGAATAACCTTTTGTTTTGAAACCATTGGGCGTTCCTGTTGTGATAAAGATTCCGTTTTTATCTTCATAATATTCAAATCTTCCGGCAACTGCCCATTTAGGCGCAAATTTATATTGCAAAATCGCGACTGGAGAAATTACCTCGTTATTATCATCGCTACCTTTTTCTTTTTGTTGTGTACCATAATCAAAACCAACCGTTACTCCGAATTTATCGGTAAGCTGAAATATGCCATAAATGTTGTGGTAAAAACGGTTAACACGAACCGTATCGGCTCCTTCAGTTCCCAAATAGTTGCTATAGTTTACGGTAATTTTAGGCGTTGGCTTCCAGGTTAATTGTAAACCTCCGGCAGGTTTATTATTACCATTCTGACGAGTAATCCGTTGCCAACCGTTCAGGTAAAACGCTGCTACTGTAAGTTTTCCGTCTGTGGTTCCATAAGTTATTTTAGCGCCCGATTCATAATATGGTGTATTCTCAGAAGATATATTTCTGGTCAATACCCAACAATCTTTAGAAACTGCACTTTCAAAACCAATATGGGAAGAAAATATTCCGGCATCAATCCATAAGTTTTCAGATTTAGAAAGCTTGACACCTGCATTGGCCTCAAAAATATTTTTTAATACTCCTGGCTCTGCAACTAAATTCGCATTGGCATAAGTACCAGCCATAACGGCCAAATTTGCCCGTATATTTCCACTGTCGTAAGCAGCCTTGATAAAGCCTAGGTTCAGGTTAACTTCGTTTGCACGGTTGTGAGAATATATAAATCCCGGACGATTGTGTTCTGAAGGTTTATTAAAGTCATATCCATAATAAGCTTCTACATATCCTGTTACTTTGATCTTTGGTTCTTCCTGCGCAATGGCAAAAAATCCTGTGGTAAGGGCAGCGGCTAGTGATAATAATTTTTTCAT is drawn from Pedobacter mucosus and contains these coding sequences:
- a CDS encoding SDR family NAD(P)-dependent oxidoreductase — encoded protein: MTDSEKTYMLLTGASKGIGKAIAISLAKRGFNLLLVARSENELEILSKNLKADFSVNVALLAIDLSVPSASEQVFNWINENGYRLNGLINNAGYGLWGKFSSLNLMDQMDMCRLNMDTVTELCYLLIPLLIKEKKAYILNVSSTAAYQAVPTLAIYSATKAYILSFTRALRFELKDSNISVSCLSPGPVDTGFAQRAGLDAFSKMAEKFNMKAEEVAEIAVKGLLNGKSEIIPGFTNIISVYANRILPKSFIEKMAAGIYKT
- a CDS encoding porin, coding for MKKLLSLAAALTTGFFAIAQEEPKIKVTGYVEAYYGYDFNKPSEHNRPGFIYSHNRANEVNLNLGFIKAAYDSGNIRANLAVMAGTYANANLVAEPGVLKNIFEANAGVKLSKSENLWIDAGIFSSHIGFESAVSKDCWVLTRNISSENTPYYESGAKITYGTTDGKLTVAAFYLNGWQRITRQNGNNKPAGGLQLTWKPTPKITVNYSNYLGTEGADTVRVNRFYHNIYGIFQLTDKFGVTVGFDYGTQQKEKGSDDNNEVISPVAILQYKFAPKWAVAGRFEYYEDKNGIFITTGTPNGFKTKGYSLNLDYTPISNAVIRLEGKAYDSKDKIFLRDVSSVNANATITASIAISF
- a CDS encoding HAMP domain-containing sensor histidine kinase — protein: MKIKTKLRLGFGFLFLIVLSFGLIALFFLNELSDKSKVILKDNYKSLKYISAMRSVLDNNSPDLSRAAKDKFEFNLMQERTNITEPGEAKAVTELEASYKALINSIADEKRILAVRQLRSALQKVEEVNMKAIYHKNEMANAASGRANIYIAVAATVCFLILFTFIVNFPGFVANPLAEFSAAIRQIGNKNYKQRLHFNNNDEFTELAASFNSMVVKLNEWENSNLSKLKSEKLRIEAIIAQMQDAIIGLNEKGEVLFLNTLASKLINLDEEKTVGQNVAELVKKNELLKRIINPGDENKALKIYADEKESYFQLENREIIVPNFEVNREDTLIESSRSAGSVYVLKNITQFKELDEAKTNFIATVSHELKTPLSSIKMSLKLLSDARVGEMNPEQKELLQHIQEDSSRLLKITSELLDLSQAETGNLKLSFALTRPIDIVTYAIDAVSFQAEQKNIKLEINCNENLPNVNADVQKTAWVLVNFLSNALRYSSEKSKVVLDVILLLGSVQFSVRDFGKGIDEKYQKKLFDRYFQVPTDGQNKSGSGLGLAISKDFIEAEKGKIWVESAIGEGSKFSFILPEA
- a CDS encoding sensor protein KdpD translates to MEEEHKEESVRHFLDLVKKSRRGKLKIYIGMSAGVGKTYRMLQEAHALLRNGVDICIGYVETHNRVETHALLAGLPMVERRKIFYRGKEMEEMDLQGIINRHPEIVIVDELAHTNAEGSKNSKRWQDVSDLLEAGISVVSAVNIQHLESINEEIEQITGVAVTERIPDKILEIADEIVNIDLTADELVSRLKEGKIYEKSKIERALANFFQSDKILQLRELALKEVVHQVERKIQTEIPKSIKLRPEKFLACISSNAETAGVVIRKTARLASYYRSPWIVLYVQSEPESLERIKLDKQRHLINHFKLATELGAEVIKVKSNQITQAIMDLATEKEVTTICVGKPHLNIFQVILRTAVFNGLLKNLAMKDIDLVILS